The Verrucomicrobium spinosum DSM 4136 = JCM 18804 genome includes a region encoding these proteins:
- a CDS encoding cupin domain-containing protein: protein MPALSPSSSETFTFDDDGLIPNSPLPLLLYRDVVRLAANAGQDLAKVFEEQFAINQWSGSWRNGVYPYHHYHSNTHEVLGVYRGSATLKLGGSTGHETLVQAGDVIIIPAGVGHMCIEHSHDFSVVGAYPNGMKCDILTGELCQRPQALERVKQVPVPDFDPVLGKEGGLRKWWPAD from the coding sequence ATGCCCGCACTTTCCCCATCATCTTCCGAGACTTTCACATTTGATGACGACGGACTCATCCCCAACAGTCCACTGCCCCTCCTGCTTTACCGGGATGTCGTGCGGCTGGCAGCCAATGCCGGGCAGGATCTGGCGAAAGTGTTTGAAGAGCAGTTCGCAATCAATCAGTGGTCTGGTTCGTGGAGAAACGGCGTGTACCCCTACCATCACTATCACAGCAACACGCATGAGGTGCTGGGCGTGTACCGTGGCTCCGCCACCCTAAAACTCGGCGGCTCCACCGGCCACGAAACTCTAGTGCAGGCCGGAGACGTCATCATCATCCCTGCCGGTGTGGGTCACATGTGCATTGAGCACAGTCACGACTTCAGCGTGGTGGGCGCGTATCCGAATGGCATGAAGTGCGACATCCTCACGGGAGAACTTTGCCAGCGACCTCAAGCTCTGGAAAGGGTGAAGCAAGTGCCAGTGCCTGACTTTGATCCCGTACTGGGGAAGGAGGGTGGTTTAAGGAAATGGTGGCCTGCGGACTAG
- a CDS encoding TonB-dependent receptor plug domain-containing protein, with protein MPLRPLTRFALLCAALPAVARAQALEELPPVEVVSSRYPADSIAQSAFGVTSLTRQEVQDLPQSTLDEVLKTAVPGFSLFRRTSSEAANPTTQGPSLRNLGPNGAGRTLVLLDGVPQNDPFGGWVYWNRLPPALLGTVQVEQGGGAGLFGNNALGGTLYLTRHQPEHVAINLQTGDRQTHEATLLSQVEADRFRITTTLHEQSTDGYPVVQAGQRGPVDIHADSRSFLAESGIATTLASGTEVTLRGAWFEENRSNGTSFTGNRSKALDLSLGLRGPAGEFRWEGLLYYQDREFASTFSSVNAERTAETPALDQYKVPAQSLGYSLTATWAGGIPLPVTEEGSRLIIGMDGRWIEGETRERFRFDTGRFLNHRAAGGEQWLQGFFAEQTWQLPDDWAVTLGGRADYWRLSSGHRTESVIATGIPLLDVDFPDREGVVANGRVGLAHTVTEGLILRGSAYTGFRIPTLNELYRPFRVRNDITVGNAGLEPERLTGVEAGVTWDPDKAWHLGATIFWNELHDAVANVTVLEGPGTAADGTVVPDGGVYRQRQNVSSVISTGVEMQASWKPTSWLEIHAGYQYTATEVKARSAGLDGRELAQAPPHVLTSGITWRPVEGWQALLQARYGSEQFEDDLNTLVLDSYLMWDASVSFQISPQLRVSVVMENVFDEKLVTGRSGDGLVSVGAPRWAGVRVSWAF; from the coding sequence ATGCCTCTCCGCCCCCTCACCCGCTTCGCCCTGCTCTGCGCGGCACTCCCCGCAGTTGCCCGCGCCCAGGCACTCGAGGAGCTGCCCCCTGTGGAGGTTGTTTCCTCCCGCTACCCCGCGGATTCCATTGCTCAAAGTGCATTCGGCGTCACGTCCCTCACCCGGCAGGAAGTGCAGGACCTGCCCCAGAGCACGCTGGATGAGGTGCTGAAGACGGCTGTGCCGGGATTTAGTCTTTTCCGGCGGACCAGCAGCGAGGCGGCCAATCCCACCACACAGGGTCCGAGTCTGCGAAATCTGGGGCCTAACGGAGCAGGCCGCACACTGGTCTTGCTGGACGGTGTGCCGCAGAATGATCCCTTCGGTGGGTGGGTTTACTGGAACCGCCTCCCTCCTGCTTTGCTGGGCACGGTGCAGGTGGAGCAAGGCGGCGGAGCCGGCCTTTTCGGCAACAACGCCCTGGGAGGCACACTCTACCTCACCCGTCATCAGCCGGAGCATGTGGCAATCAATCTGCAGACAGGCGACAGACAGACCCATGAGGCCACCTTGCTCTCCCAAGTGGAGGCAGACCGGTTCCGCATCACCACCACCCTGCATGAGCAGTCCACAGACGGCTACCCTGTGGTGCAGGCGGGTCAGCGGGGGCCGGTGGACATCCACGCAGATTCGCGCTCCTTCCTCGCCGAGTCGGGCATCGCCACCACCCTGGCCTCCGGAACGGAGGTGACGCTACGGGGTGCCTGGTTCGAGGAAAACCGCAGCAACGGCACCTCCTTCACAGGAAACCGATCCAAGGCCCTGGACCTCAGCCTCGGATTGCGGGGACCAGCCGGTGAATTCCGGTGGGAGGGCCTTCTCTACTATCAGGACCGCGAGTTCGCCAGCACCTTCAGCTCTGTGAATGCGGAGCGCACGGCAGAGACTCCAGCACTGGACCAGTACAAGGTCCCCGCGCAGTCCCTCGGCTACAGCCTCACCGCCACCTGGGCAGGCGGCATCCCCCTGCCTGTCACAGAGGAGGGCTCACGGCTGATCATCGGGATGGACGGGCGCTGGATCGAGGGTGAAACGCGTGAACGCTTCCGCTTTGACACGGGTCGTTTCCTGAACCACCGCGCAGCCGGCGGTGAGCAGTGGCTGCAGGGCTTCTTTGCCGAGCAGACATGGCAGCTCCCTGACGACTGGGCGGTCACCCTCGGAGGGCGTGCGGATTACTGGCGGCTCTCTTCCGGGCATCGCACGGAAAGCGTCATCGCCACCGGGATACCACTTCTGGATGTGGACTTCCCGGATCGTGAGGGTGTCGTGGCCAACGGCCGTGTGGGCCTGGCCCACACGGTGACTGAGGGACTCATCCTGAGGGGTTCCGCCTACACCGGCTTCCGTATCCCTACTTTGAATGAGCTCTACCGCCCCTTCCGAGTGCGCAATGACATCACCGTGGGCAATGCCGGACTGGAACCTGAGCGTCTCACGGGCGTAGAGGCGGGCGTGACATGGGACCCCGACAAGGCCTGGCACCTGGGAGCTACAATCTTCTGGAACGAACTGCATGATGCCGTGGCCAACGTCACCGTCTTGGAAGGCCCCGGCACTGCCGCGGACGGCACGGTGGTGCCGGATGGCGGGGTGTACCGCCAGCGGCAAAATGTGTCCTCCGTAATCTCCACCGGCGTGGAAATGCAGGCTAGCTGGAAGCCGACTTCCTGGCTGGAGATCCATGCAGGATACCAGTACACCGCTACTGAGGTGAAGGCACGATCCGCCGGTTTGGACGGCCGAGAGCTCGCCCAAGCCCCACCCCACGTCCTCACCAGCGGTATCACCTGGCGTCCTGTGGAAGGCTGGCAGGCACTCCTCCAGGCCCGATATGGCAGTGAGCAGTTCGAGGACGATCTCAATACGCTGGTGCTGGACTCCTACCTCATGTGGGATGCCTCCGTCAGCTTCCAGATCAGCCCCCAACTGCGCGTGTCCGTGGTGATGGAAAACGTCTTTGATGAAAAGTTGGTAACCGGCCGCTCCGGGGACGGCTTGGTGAGTGTTGGGGCTCCCCGCTGGGCCGGGGTGAGAGTTTCATGGGCTTTTTGA
- a CDS encoding YciI family protein, whose amino-acid sequence MSDRNAKSEYLVLSRGQWDKSLSKEQIQTAIDSFYMWIEGMIDEGKMKPGQRLAVGGKTVGARGVIVDGPFGESKEVIGGYWFIIADSLEEAAEYIAGNPCIQCGLFFELRPLELERASAYAESNETPLDA is encoded by the coding sequence ATGAGTGATCGCAACGCAAAGTCGGAATATCTCGTACTCTCCCGCGGTCAGTGGGACAAGTCTCTCTCCAAGGAGCAGATTCAGACGGCCATCGACTCTTTCTACATGTGGATCGAGGGCATGATCGACGAAGGTAAAATGAAACCGGGGCAGCGCCTTGCGGTGGGAGGCAAGACGGTGGGAGCCAGAGGAGTGATTGTGGACGGGCCTTTTGGCGAATCCAAGGAGGTGATCGGGGGTTACTGGTTCATCATTGCGGACAGCCTTGAAGAAGCGGCCGAGTACATCGCAGGCAACCCCTGCATCCAGTGCGGGCTCTTTTTCGAGTTGCGGCCACTGGAACTGGAGCGAGCCAGTGCCTATGCTGAAAGCAATGAAACCCCACTGGACGCGTAG
- a CDS encoding IS1380-like element ISVsp19 family transposase, protein MHQTQAATQCTQAKLEFQALGGRRVEADFSGGYLSSEGGSLLLRQIDQKLGLCEKLAGCFTDRRDQRFVEHDLAGMLRQRIFGLALGYEDLNDHDCLRRDPLLAAACGRADVLGQERHHAQDAGCPLAGKSTLNRMELGAQEHALTKKIHADADRIQDLLLQMAVAAIPRKSGVIVLDFDATDDLLHGHQEGRFYHGYYKGYCYLPLYCFCGDVPLWSQLRTADGDAAGGTLEALQKIVKAIRGRFGRQVVIIVRADSGFCRDELMSWIETQPQLYYVFGLARNVRLQEMLAPTFWRTAAKLDAEAVRLAKAAGAKAPPELEGTAREFEELSYSTLKTWSRERRVIGKAEITQGKTNPRFIVTNISSREPWAQGEEQFATGSGLYERFYCARGNMENRIKEQQLDLFADRTSTAWKSSNQLRLWFSTFAYLLLSQMRAVALHGTPLATATVGTIRLKLLKIAALITVSVRRIYVQLPSACTLKEVYGLAQRRLAGCSP, encoded by the coding sequence ATGCACCAGACTCAAGCAGCGACACAGTGTACACAGGCCAAGTTGGAGTTTCAAGCGCTGGGTGGCAGGCGTGTGGAGGCGGATTTCTCAGGAGGTTACCTCTCCAGTGAAGGGGGCAGCCTCCTGTTGCGCCAGATCGACCAGAAGCTGGGCCTGTGTGAGAAGCTGGCGGGTTGTTTCACTGACCGACGCGACCAGCGCTTCGTCGAACACGATCTGGCGGGCATGCTGCGTCAGCGTATTTTTGGTCTGGCCCTGGGCTACGAAGACCTCAATGACCACGACTGTCTGCGCCGAGATCCCCTCCTGGCTGCCGCTTGCGGGCGGGCCGATGTCTTGGGGCAGGAGCGGCATCATGCGCAGGATGCAGGCTGCCCCCTGGCGGGCAAGAGCACCCTCAACCGCATGGAGCTGGGTGCCCAGGAACACGCGCTCACCAAAAAGATCCACGCTGATGCCGACAGGATCCAAGACCTGCTTTTGCAGATGGCGGTGGCGGCCATCCCACGCAAAAGCGGGGTCATTGTCCTGGACTTTGATGCCACCGACGACCTGCTTCACGGCCACCAGGAAGGCCGCTTCTATCACGGTTACTACAAAGGCTACTGTTACCTGCCCCTTTATTGCTTTTGCGGGGATGTGCCTCTGTGGTCACAGTTGCGCACCGCCGACGGGGATGCGGCAGGCGGCACCCTGGAGGCCCTCCAGAAGATCGTGAAGGCCATCCGCGGCCGGTTTGGCAGGCAGGTGGTCATCATTGTGCGTGCCGACAGCGGGTTCTGCCGCGATGAGCTCATGAGCTGGATCGAGACCCAGCCGCAGCTGTACTATGTTTTTGGACTGGCCCGCAACGTCCGCTTGCAGGAGATGCTCGCCCCCACCTTCTGGCGGACGGCCGCGAAGCTCGATGCCGAGGCGGTGCGCCTTGCAAAAGCTGCCGGAGCCAAGGCTCCGCCCGAACTGGAAGGAACCGCACGGGAGTTTGAGGAGTTGAGCTACAGCACGCTCAAGACCTGGAGCCGGGAACGGCGTGTCATCGGCAAGGCCGAAATAACCCAGGGCAAGACCAACCCCCGTTTCATTGTCACCAACATCAGTTCCAGGGAGCCATGGGCGCAGGGGGAGGAGCAGTTTGCCACGGGCAGCGGGTTGTATGAACGCTTCTATTGCGCCCGGGGCAACATGGAGAACCGCATCAAGGAACAGCAGCTGGACCTGTTTGCCGACCGCACTTCAACTGCCTGGAAGAGCAGCAACCAGTTGCGTCTGTGGTTTTCGACTTTTGCCTATTTGCTGTTGAGCCAGATGCGTGCGGTGGCCTTGCACGGCACGCCTCTGGCTACAGCCACGGTGGGCACGATCCGGCTGAAGTTGCTCAAAATCGCGGCCCTGATCACCGTGAGCGTGAGGCGCATTTATGTGCAGCTGCCAAGTGCCTGCACTCTCAAAGAAGTCTATGGTCTGGCCCAGCGAAGACTGGCTGGATGCAGCCCCTGA
- a CDS encoding response regulator transcription factor: MKAGANILETPQSVIDAPTKSRILVVDDHPAFRYGLMELISNMSSAEVCGEADDAFSALAAFRSLKPDLVLLDISLPGRDGIELTKMMKAESPRTPILIVSMHNEAFYGLRALRAGACGYLRKDDSLAHLEDAIEHALRQDYYLSPRLKRHLIQQFLQSSAPTTESFTLQGLSDREMEVFHWLGKGLSTRQIADRLGLSPHFSYARSLSRVQRRISL; encoded by the coding sequence ATGAAGGCGGGAGCAAACATTCTTGAAACTCCTCAATCCGTCATCGACGCACCGACCAAGTCTCGCATCTTGGTGGTGGATGATCACCCTGCCTTCCGGTACGGGCTCATGGAGCTGATCAGCAACATGTCGTCTGCGGAGGTATGCGGGGAGGCGGATGACGCATTTTCGGCTTTGGCCGCCTTTCGGAGCCTGAAGCCGGATCTCGTCCTGCTGGACATCAGCCTGCCGGGTCGCGACGGCATCGAGCTGACTAAGATGATGAAAGCAGAATCCCCCCGCACTCCGATCCTCATTGTTTCCATGCACAATGAGGCCTTCTACGGACTGAGAGCCCTGCGCGCCGGTGCCTGTGGCTACCTGCGCAAGGATGACTCCCTCGCTCACCTGGAGGACGCCATCGAGCACGCCCTGAGGCAGGACTACTATCTAAGCCCCCGTCTCAAACGGCACCTCATCCAGCAGTTCCTCCAGAGCAGCGCCCCCACCACAGAGAGCTTCACTCTCCAGGGTCTCTCCGATCGTGAAATGGAAGTTTTCCACTGGCTGGGCAAGGGTTTGAGTACCCGGCAGATCGCCGATCGTCTCGGACTTAGCCCGCATTTCTCATACGCGAGAAGCTTGAGCCGGGTGCAGCGGCGCATTAGTCTTTGA
- a CDS encoding OprD family outer membrane porin: protein MSKYSFLTHRALKRHRPWGGAPCLWRLGCTLMLVGLSVGDPAHAQPEAVSPPTSSVEQGQTPLDEAFSGRPRRTPAAQAAGVTPSGTKMYWDLRTMYLGRQNYDGSQTESLATGGWAGVKTDYFLDHFSFGATGYTSQKLHGDPDKDGALLLGRGQHGYEVLGELYADVKVIEGLNLTVGRKEYDTPFINRNDSRLTPNTFEAISLMGGTKVGSKGASLRYGLGYVDSIKERNSDEFVSMSVDAGAEVERGVIAAGGLYKQGGFSLGALDYYCPDIVNIGFAEAKMEFPMGGWLTPRLALQFIDQRSVGDDLLLNSGDNGQQYGIKAELPVGQALFTAAYTNINGDMGMISPWAGYPGYTSVQVEDFNRAGEAAWMLRAAYEFKEIKGLSTYALWVHGTAPDQPGKHGRDEYNFNLQWSAPAGVLKGLSFRLRYALVEERAAATDELTDLRLICNYAINF from the coding sequence ATGAGCAAATATTCCTTCCTTACCCATCGCGCGCTCAAACGACACCGCCCATGGGGGGGCGCCCCCTGTCTATGGAGATTGGGATGCACCCTGATGCTGGTTGGGTTGTCTGTTGGGGACCCTGCTCATGCCCAGCCCGAGGCGGTTTCACCGCCGACTTCCTCCGTGGAGCAGGGGCAGACGCCGTTGGACGAGGCGTTCAGTGGTCGTCCCCGGCGGACACCGGCTGCTCAGGCTGCGGGGGTGACCCCGTCGGGGACAAAGATGTACTGGGACCTTCGCACCATGTATCTGGGCCGCCAGAACTATGACGGTTCCCAGACGGAGAGTTTGGCAACCGGGGGATGGGCGGGTGTGAAGACGGACTATTTTCTCGACCACTTCTCCTTCGGTGCCACAGGCTACACCTCGCAGAAGCTGCATGGTGATCCTGACAAGGATGGCGCGCTGCTGCTGGGACGGGGCCAGCATGGTTATGAAGTGTTGGGCGAGCTGTATGCAGATGTGAAGGTCATCGAAGGGCTGAACCTTACCGTGGGGCGGAAGGAGTACGACACTCCCTTCATCAACCGCAACGATTCGCGCCTGACGCCCAACACCTTCGAGGCCATCTCCCTCATGGGGGGCACCAAGGTGGGCTCCAAAGGGGCCTCGCTGCGCTATGGCTTGGGGTATGTGGACTCCATCAAGGAGAGGAATTCGGACGAGTTTGTCTCCATGTCTGTGGATGCCGGCGCTGAAGTCGAACGAGGTGTGATAGCCGCCGGGGGCCTCTACAAGCAAGGGGGCTTCTCCCTTGGAGCGCTGGACTACTATTGCCCGGATATCGTAAACATCGGCTTCGCAGAGGCCAAGATGGAATTCCCCATGGGCGGCTGGCTCACACCCCGTCTGGCGTTGCAGTTTATCGACCAACGAAGCGTGGGTGATGATCTGCTGCTCAACTCCGGCGACAACGGCCAGCAGTACGGCATCAAGGCTGAGTTGCCCGTGGGTCAGGCGCTTTTTACCGCTGCGTACACCAACATCAATGGCGACATGGGCATGATAAGCCCATGGGCGGGATACCCAGGCTACACCAGTGTACAGGTGGAGGACTTCAACCGTGCGGGCGAAGCGGCCTGGATGCTCCGGGCGGCCTATGAGTTTAAGGAAATCAAAGGTCTCAGCACCTATGCCCTCTGGGTACATGGGACGGCCCCTGACCAGCCTGGAAAACATGGCCGCGACGAATACAACTTCAACCTCCAGTGGAGCGCCCCAGCGGGGGTGCTGAAAGGTTTGTCTTTCCGCCTGCGCTATGCGCTGGTGGAGGAACGGGCGGCAGCGACGGATGAATTGACGGATCTCCGCCTCATCTGCAACTACGCGATCAACTTCTAG
- a CDS encoding ferritin-like domain-containing protein produces the protein MKLQTLHDAYVHELKDLLSAERQLIKALPKMAKASSNEKLAAGFQEHLSQTEEHVNRLEKILSDLGESTNRVEKCKAMEGLIAEGSDLISKGGTPEVVDALLIGAAQRVEHYEIAAYGTARTFAEILGESAAVSVLQSTLDEEGDTDKKLTKLAISTINVEAQALSA, from the coding sequence ATGAAACTGCAAACACTCCACGACGCCTACGTTCATGAACTCAAGGACCTTCTCAGCGCAGAACGCCAGCTGATCAAGGCCCTGCCAAAGATGGCCAAGGCCAGCTCCAATGAAAAGCTTGCTGCGGGATTCCAGGAACACCTGAGCCAGACCGAAGAACACGTCAACCGGCTGGAAAAAATCCTCTCCGACCTCGGTGAGAGCACCAACAGGGTCGAGAAATGCAAGGCCATGGAAGGGCTCATTGCAGAAGGTTCCGATCTCATCAGCAAAGGGGGAACGCCGGAAGTGGTGGATGCCCTGCTCATCGGTGCCGCTCAACGGGTGGAGCACTATGAGATTGCAGCCTACGGCACCGCTCGCACCTTTGCTGAGATTCTTGGTGAGTCTGCCGCCGTCAGCGTACTGCAGTCCACCCTGGATGAAGAAGGGGACACCGACAAGAAACTCACCAAGCTCGCCATCAGCACCATTAATGTTGAGGCACAGGCTCTGTCGGCCTAG
- a CDS encoding Gfo/Idh/MocA family protein: MNPVLNRRSFLGQSTALASVVSLVEGGSDAQAAAAAPPEGVPTVAAQVPPLLKDVPLAPPDKQPPDLNLPVLPAKRMGWAVVGLGSLALEEILPAFARCETSRLVALVSGHRDKAEIVAKAYGVNPKSIYGYDNYDQLASNPEVDVVYIVLPNSMHAEYTIRAHKAGKHVLCEKPMAVSLEEAERMMNAAKQASRKLMIAYRLHYEPLNRKVMDLCAEKAFGAIKSFSSSNCQNVKAPNIRLSGELGGGPLGDVGVYSINAARYVIGEEPVEVTAIRRQPSEDPRFREVLEGFAFTLRYPSGVLAHCDCSFGSAESRRYVVHCAKGVVEMNPAFSYRGLRLFVTDGETGKGTAKMSELLITQVDHFAKEMDAFSKCIIEDQEPRTPGEMGIKDMKIIRAIEEAARRGETVQV, encoded by the coding sequence ATGAACCCTGTCCTCAATCGCCGTAGTTTCTTGGGTCAGTCCACCGCGCTGGCATCCGTGGTTTCTCTTGTTGAGGGAGGCTCTGATGCTCAGGCCGCTGCTGCCGCACCCCCAGAGGGTGTCCCTACTGTCGCAGCCCAAGTGCCACCGTTGCTCAAGGATGTGCCGCTGGCTCCGCCGGACAAGCAGCCTCCGGATCTGAATCTGCCCGTGCTCCCGGCGAAGCGGATGGGCTGGGCTGTGGTCGGATTGGGAAGTCTTGCTTTGGAGGAGATCCTGCCGGCTTTTGCCAGGTGTGAGACCTCGCGCCTGGTCGCCCTGGTGAGCGGGCACCGAGACAAAGCGGAGATCGTGGCCAAGGCCTATGGGGTGAATCCCAAGAGCATCTATGGCTATGATAACTACGACCAACTGGCGTCCAACCCGGAAGTGGATGTGGTTTACATCGTGTTGCCCAATAGCATGCACGCGGAGTACACCATCCGTGCACACAAGGCGGGCAAACATGTGCTGTGTGAAAAGCCCATGGCCGTGAGCCTGGAGGAGGCGGAACGGATGATGAATGCTGCCAAGCAAGCGAGCAGGAAACTTATGATTGCCTATCGCCTGCACTATGAGCCCTTGAACCGCAAAGTGATGGACTTGTGCGCAGAGAAGGCCTTTGGAGCCATCAAGTCGTTCTCGTCCAGCAACTGCCAGAATGTGAAGGCACCCAACATCCGCCTCAGTGGTGAGCTGGGTGGCGGCCCGCTGGGAGATGTGGGAGTGTATAGCATCAATGCCGCAAGATATGTGATTGGTGAAGAGCCCGTCGAGGTGACAGCGATCCGCCGACAGCCTTCAGAAGATCCCCGGTTCAGGGAAGTGCTTGAGGGGTTCGCCTTCACTCTGCGCTATCCCTCTGGAGTGCTGGCTCATTGTGACTGCTCCTTTGGCAGCGCTGAGAGCCGGCGCTATGTAGTGCATTGCGCCAAGGGGGTGGTGGAGATGAATCCAGCCTTCAGCTATCGAGGATTGCGGCTGTTTGTCACTGATGGGGAGACGGGGAAGGGGACGGCGAAGATGTCGGAGTTGTTGATAACGCAGGTGGACCATTTTGCCAAAGAGATGGATGCATTTTCCAAGTGCATCATCGAGGACCAGGAACCCCGTACCCCGGGCGAGATGGGGATCAAGGACATGAAGATCATTCGCGCCATTGAGGAGGCCGCACGTCGCGGCGAGACTGTTCAGGTGTGA
- a CDS encoding response regulator transcription factor, whose amino-acid sequence MPPSVLPALSLQKSARATRVLVVDDHPGFRLGVVEMLHDIDGFEVCGEAGDSTTAIASFRDLEPDLVVMDISLPGRDGIEVTKMMLAERPHTTVLVLTMHDELFYGLRALKAGAYGYLRKDDTLTQLADAVRHTANRTHYVSPRLLAQLINKLAHTPTVDEEGKPAIQGLSDREMEVFHWLAKGLGTRQIATQLCLSIKTIETHRAHIKSKLRMPTAQSIVKLAREWHELDERSSSLKRNGSCQQAG is encoded by the coding sequence ATGCCTCCTTCTGTTTTGCCTGCTCTCTCACTTCAGAAGTCAGCCCGGGCCACACGGGTGCTGGTGGTGGATGACCACCCCGGCTTCCGCCTCGGCGTGGTCGAGATGTTGCATGATATCGATGGCTTCGAAGTGTGCGGGGAGGCTGGAGATTCGACCACCGCCATAGCCTCCTTTCGGGACTTGGAGCCCGATCTCGTCGTCATGGACATCAGCCTCCCGGGGCGGGATGGTATAGAAGTGACCAAGATGATGTTGGCAGAACGACCGCACACCACCGTATTGGTGCTCACCATGCATGATGAACTGTTCTATGGTCTCCGCGCCCTCAAAGCAGGAGCCTATGGATATCTGCGCAAGGATGACACGCTCACGCAGCTGGCTGATGCGGTTCGCCATACCGCGAACAGGACCCATTATGTGAGCCCCAGGCTTCTCGCGCAGCTGATTAACAAGCTCGCTCATACCCCCACGGTGGATGAAGAAGGCAAGCCGGCCATCCAGGGGCTCTCAGACCGGGAGATGGAGGTGTTTCACTGGCTGGCCAAGGGTCTGGGGACAAGGCAGATCGCGACCCAGCTTTGTCTTAGTATCAAGACGATCGAGACGCACCGGGCGCACATAAAGAGCAAGCTCCGCATGCCTACTGCTCAGTCGATTGTCAAGCTGGCCCGTGAGTGGCACGAACTGGACGAACGGTCAAGTTCGCTTAAACGGAACGGGAGTTGCCAGCAGGCGGGCTGA